A genomic segment from Sparus aurata chromosome 10, fSpaAur1.1, whole genome shotgun sequence encodes:
- the LOC115589056 gene encoding uncharacterized protein LOC115589056 — MGCQCCRMIKSYIYDPSVAVDVRKTDSASGSLYQPHPSSGGAPGSHNKQKQGFHNLGYNKSNDSTLKLEVDNNHVNHRLHAAPSAKELHRQGTAPPAEVYIIQPESLGPRWTVQEKEPSQVPVYPNIQEYENQTRYDEREHRATRNGWDSSITVCEIGVESLSTDETDEGVGGTPEYPCDTGDEGSILSVDIHTSTTSLSSADTRDELRLPKTPDVSTGESGILVMKSEDEEEARVDEEEVQSVTDSMVAEALAALEAATAGEDYE; from the exons ATGGGGTGCCAATGCTGCAGGATGATAAAAAG cTACATCTACGACCCCTCTGTGGCGGTGGATGTGAGGAAGACGGACTCTGCCAGCGGCTCGCTCTACCAGCCCCACCCCTCCTCCGGTGGGGCCCCCGGCAGCCACAACAAGCAGAAGCAGGGCTTCCACAACCTGGGCTACAATAAGTCCAACGACAGCACGCTGAAACTGGAGGTGGACAACAACCACGTCAACCACAGGCTGCACGCTGCACCCTCCGCCAAGGAGCTGCACAGGCAGGGGACGGCACCACCTGCGGAGGTGTACATCATCCAGCCAGAATCTCTGGGGCCGAGGTGGACGGTGCAGGAGAAGGAGCCGAGCCAGGTGCCCGTTTACCCCAACATACAGGAGTATGAGAACCAGACGAGGTACGATGAGCGGGAACACCGTGCAACAAGGAACGGGTGGGACAGCTCCATCACCGTGTGTGAGATAGGCGTGGAGAGCCTGTCCACAGACGAGACAGACGAGGGCGTGGGAGGCACGCCGGAGTACCCGTGCGACACGGGGGACGAGGGTAGCATCCTGTCCGTGGACATCcacaccagcaccaccagcctGTCCTCAGCCGACACCAGGGACGAGCTCAGACTGCCAAAGACTCCGGACGTTTCCACAGGCGAGAGCGGGATCTTGGTGATGAAGagcgaggacgaggaggaggcaagggtggacgaggaggaggtgcagagcGTTACGGACTCGATGGTAGCAGAGGCTCTTGCCGCATTGGAGGCCGCCACCGCCGGGGAGGACTACGAGTGA